The genomic interval CACATATTGTATTGGAATTATTGGAAATTTTACTGGATGCCAATTCATTAGATTTAAAATTAGCTGAAATTGAAGGAGATACCTTGTTTATGTACACAACAAAATCATTAGTATTTCAAGAAATTTTAGACCAAACGGAACAGATGATGACTGCGTTTCATACTCATACTAAAATGTACGAAAGTAAACGAATATGTAATTGTGGATCGTGTAGAACAACAAATAATTTGTAGTTAAAATTTGTAGTCCATTGTGGTAATTTAAATTTTATAAAGGTCAAAGATATTATAAAACCTTATGGCAAGGATGTTATCAAAACACATCGCTTATTAAAAAATAAAATCCCTTTACAAGAGTATTTATTAATTACAAATTCTGTTTATCACTTATTCGAAAAAGAATTAGACAGTACCTGGGAAAAAAAATCTCAAATACATGACTTACAGTAAGTTAATTACTTTTATAAAAACTTAACTTATATAGAAAAAGAACTCAAAATAGAACAAAGTGAGTTAGAAGAAGAAAAAGCACCAAAATACAGCATTCAAAAAACAATTGATACCACTATCGATGATGTTTACAAATTAGTTAGCGAATTAAAGTACAGACATTTATGGGACAACGATGTGAGACGAATTGACTTTGATGAAAATAAAATTAACTGAGTTGGTACACAGCACAATTGTGTCTTGCAATTTGGTAATTTGAATTTTGAAACTATTTCCAATAAATCAAAAAATAGCTAGATTTATGGAGAAAAAACGAAAGAAATGATGTTTGCCAAAAATTATCAATATTTAATTCGCCTTAATAAAGTAACAGATAACATCACTAATTTAACCTTGGATTTATATTTAGACTTTACATCCCTAGGAAGTTTTATGAAAGTCAATATTTTAAAAACATTAATAAAAAATTGGAATAAAAAGCTTGATAAACTCAATTTATTATCCATAAACCAAACCATTTAAAAGTAAAACAAATTATATAAACAATTCAAAAACAGAACATTAGATATTAAATTTCCAGTATTATAAGATCAATTATTACCCTTATTTATCACTGTTATATTAGACAAATCTCCTAATCCTAATTTAGGAATTTAAGAAATCAAACAGAGAAACAACCCTCTATTTATTGGTCAGGATTTAGACAATTCTTCGTCTATTACTATAAAATTATAGGACAAATGAAAGCACTTATAATTTCTGGTGGTGGTAGCAAAGGAGCTTTTGCTGGTGGTGTTGTAATAAATACGAATTATTTGTAGGTTGTTCTACAGGAAGTTTATTCCTACCTCATTTAGCTTTGGGCAAAATAGACAAAATAAAAGAGATCTACACATCTGTTTCTCAAAATGATATTTTTAGCATTAACCCTTTCAACATAAAATAGACTAGAAATGGTATGGAAACTTCTATTAATCATTTCAATATGTTACGCGTTTTTTTAAAAGAAAAGATTCAAATTACTGCAGGCCCAACAAGAGAATACATCGATCCAGTTCGTTATATTTCAAAAGGATCAAGCAAAAAATGGGTTATGCCATTGCGGAGGCTTTGCACAATTTGAGAGCAGAAGTGTATATGATTAGTGGTCCCGTTACAATTACAACAAGTTTCTCCAAAGCTAAAATCATATCCGTTCAAACACCAAAAGAAATGATACGATACCAATAAAATCACTGTATTAAAAAAAAAAAATTAGTCTTAGCGGAATATGCTTTAAAAAGTAAACACAAAGTAGCCTTAGATATCGTTAAGCTTCTCGAATATATCGTTTATAGTTATATACTATAGAATTTCAAAATTTTTTTAAACACATATTTAATAATTTGCTTAAATAATAAAATACTATATCTTTGTTTATAACTAAATACCAAAAAATGAAAAATCAATCATGCATTAGACAATTAGCCGACCAAAATCAAATAAAGGAATGCAGAAGTAACATTTTATCTAATGAAATTGCGTTTCAAGAATTAAGTACACTTCTGGCTTTAGCAGGAAATACGGTTCGTTTAAAAATTTTATATTTATTAGACGCAGAAAACGAACTCTGTCCTTGCGATTTATCAGATATACTTGGAATGAGCGTACCTGCTATTTCTCAACATCTTCGTAAAATGAAAGATGGCAATGTCATCGAATCAAGACGAGATGGTCAAACGATTTTTTATTCTCTTAAAGTAAAACAATTGGAATTATTACAGTCCTTATTCAAAATTGTAAATACAAACACATTAAATAACGCACAAATATGAACTCAAAATCTAAATCAGGAAAATTAGCTGGCATAAGTATTTTATCTGCAATCGCCGCTTCATTATGTTGCATCACACCCGTTTTAGCACTTATTTCTGGAGCTACTGGAGCAGCTTCAATTTTATCTTGGATGGAGCCCTTCCGTCCTTATTTATTAGGAGTAACCCTTTTAGTACTAGGATTTTCATGGTACCAAAAACTAAAACCACTCACAGCCGAAAAAATTAAATGCGCTTGTGAGGAAGATGAAAAACCACCTTTTATGCAAACCAAAAAGTTTTTAGCAATTGTAACTGTATTAGCAATCCTGATGATGGGTTTCCCTTATTATGCCGAAATTTTTTATCCGAAAGAAGTTCAAAAAGAAGTCGTAATAATTGACAAAGCGTATTTGCAAAAAGTAGAATTTAAAATCGATGGAATGACTTGTGAAGCTTGTGCCTCGCATATTAGCAATGAAGTAAACAAAGTGAATGGCGTATATTTAGTTACACCTTCCTTTCAATATAAAAACATTTCCATTCAATTTGACAATACGAAAACTAATGAAAGTGAGCTTTTAAAAACAATTAAAGAAACAGGATATAAAGTGAAAAACAATTAAAATGAAACCCTTGCAGTTCACGAAAACCTTTAAAATCAATTAAATTATGAGTGAAAATGAAATCAAATTAAAATCGACTATAACTTGCCCAGAATGTAAGCACCAAAAAGAAGAAACAATGCCCACAGATGCATGTCAGTTTTTTTATGAATGTGAAAACTGCAAAAAAGTCTTACGACCACTTGAAGGCGATTGTTGCGTATATTGTAGTTATGGAAATGTGGCTTGTCCGTCAATACAAGAAAAGAAAGATTGTTGTAGTTAAAATATAAATGATGCTTAAGAACCTAAAATTATTATTGCTAATACTTTTTTTTTTTTCAATTATCATTGATGTCAAATCTTTGGTGAGAACGCTTCACCTAGATAGCATTTCAAAAGATGAAATAGCAAAATTAAAACAGAATAACAGATTAAAAGGTTTAGTTTTAAATCACTCAACAACAATACAATTACCTACAATTTACTTGATTTTTCACCGTTAAGCAGCCCTGCAAAAAAATACAGCGAAAAATAAGACATTCTTAATTGTTTTTGCGGAATGTAAAGTATTTATGTTTATTTTTAAGAAATGCTTTAAAGCATTATATTTATGAAAAACAATATACTCGAATGTATCGATTTCAGAAAAATAGATACGCTACTTAAAGGGTTCAAAAAAACAACTGGAATAGCTATTGCTATTGGAGATCTTGAAGGAGTTATTTTGTCTCAATATGAATGGAGAAAATTACAAAATGATTTCTACTTTAATAATCCAGAAACTTCAAATTGGAGCACTAACATTAAAATAGAATTAACTAAGGTTGAAAAATTTCAGTTTCACAAGTACTTAAATGGATTAGCTGAAGTAACTATACCAATAGTACTTAATAATGAACATTTTGTAAACATACTTTCTGGATATTTCTTTTTTGAAAAACCTGATTTGCAATTTTTTAAAGAAGAGGCAAAACAGTATGGATTTGATGAAAAAAAATACATTGATGCAATAAATATTCTGCCTGTATTTTCTTTGAAGGAAATCCAAAATACCATGACGTTTTTGATAGAAACCCTTCATTATATTTTCGAAATGGCTTCTGATAAAAAGAAGCAATTAGATTTGACCGATTCATTATCCACAAACAAATTATTTCTTGAAAATATTATTGACAACAGTCCTGCCTTAATTTATGTATCTGATCTTGACGGTAAAATTAAGTTAGCAAATAACGAATTTGGACAAATATTTCAATTAGACAAAACAGAAATAGTTGGTAAATACCGCCAAGAGATTATGCCTAAGGAAATTGCAGAGCAACATCGCAACAATGATATTGATGTTATTCAATTAAAAAAATCAATTATCAGCGAAGAAGAGAATATGGAAACTGATGGGAAACATTTTTATATTTCTCAAAAATTTCCGCTTTTTGATACTAAAGGAGTTATTCAAGGCGTGGGAGGGATATCTACTGATATAACGGCGAAAAAAAGAGCAGAAGAAGCCCTCATAAAGAGTGAAATCAAATATAAAAGTTTATTTAACAATTCAGTTGATGGCATTCTAGTATTAAATGAGCAAAGCGAAATTCTAGAACTTAACAATAAGATTTGCGAGATATTAGACTATAGTCGTGAAGAATTGGTCTTATTAAAAAGATATCAATTCATTCATAGTGAAGACTTCGCCAACAAAGACCATACGATTGCACTAGAAGAACTCCAACAAGGTAAAACGATTATCTCGCAATATCGATTACGCAGAAAAGATGGTAGCTACATCCCTACTGAACTAAGTACCAAAATGATTGCAGAAGGCCAATTCCTAAACATTGTTAGAGATATTACGGAACGCATAGAAGCTGAAAAAACTTTGCAGGAAAGCGAAAAAAAACTCTCTGCTATTTTCAACAATCATACTGATTTACAAGTGTTAGCAAGTATTAAAAATCAAAATGAGTACACCGTAGACGCTATAAATAATCCGTATATCAGTACGCTGGCCAGTTTGGGTATCAATGTTACTATTGATGCTATTATAGGTAAACCCTTAAGTCAATTAAATGAAATAATTGGTTTAAATGAGGATTACTATGAGTCAACAATTGCTAAATACAAAGAAGTTGCTCGCACCGGAAAATCGCTAAATTTTACTGAAAATCTTGATATAGCAGGCCAAATCTATACTTCTGAAATAACAATTATTCCTATCATGAATGATCATGGTGTATGTGAGTATATACTTTATAATTCCCATAACATCACGGAGCAAAAAAGAGTCAATCGTGCGCTAATAGAAAGTGAAGAAAAATTCAAAAAGATTTTCCTCACAAGTCCTGACATTGTTACCATAAGTCAAATTGAAGACGGAATATATGTTGATGTTAATGAAAATTTTATACAAATATCAGGATATTCACAGGAAGAAATAATAGGAAAAACATCTACAGATATAAACATTTGGCACGATCTGGAGGACAGAAATCGCATGGTTTCTAAATTGAAAGAATGTGGAAAAGTTGAGAATTTCGAAGCACAATTCACATTAAAAAACGGACGTATAATAGAAGGTTTATTATCCGGAGCGTTAATAACAATCAATAATAAACCACACATTCTTACCATAACAAGAGATATAACTGAATTTAAACTTACAGAACAAGCTTACAAAGAGACCGCAGCGAACTTGAGGTCAATGATAGATAATCGAGAAGATTCCATTTATTCTATTGATCGTGATTTTAACTATATAATCTTTAATAGCACTTTTGAAAATATTATAAATAATCAATATAATATTAAGCTAAAAAAAGGAATGAGTTCTATTGACCAACTTACTGAGGAACAAGCTAATTTCTGGGTGCCAAAATTTAAAGCTGCTTTTGAAGGAGAGAGTGATACTTTTGAATTTAATCTTACAATAAATGATGAAACTCAATATTTTCAATCTACTATAAACCCAATAGTTGAAGATCATTTAATTACAGGAGCTTCTGGAATAAGCATTGACATAACCAAACGAAAACTAATAGAAGAAGCCCTTAAATTATCAGAAGAAAAATTTGAGAAAACGTTTAGATTAAGTCCTTATTTGATTTCACTTACCAACATGGAAGGACAAGTGTTTGATGTGAATGATCGTGTCATATCTACTCTTGGTTATACAAGGGATGAGTTTTTAGGAAATAAAACTACTGAATTACCTCTTTGGGTAAACCTTAAAGAAAGAGAAAATTTCACCAATCTATTGACAAAAGATGAATCCGTACACAACATTGAGGTACAGCTTCGGAAAAAATCAGGAGAAATAGGCGATTACTTACTTTCAGCTTGTATTATTGAAGTAAACAAAAAAAAGGTCTTCCTTAATATTGTCCATGATATAAGTCTAAGAAAAAATGCGGAGAAAGAAATTATTAAACTAAATAATGATCTCGAATTGAAAGTGAAGCAGCGAACTGCTCAACTTGAAGATATGAATAAAGAATTAGCAACTTTTACTTATTCGGTATCACA from Flavobacterium ovatum carries:
- a CDS encoding metalloregulator ArsR/SmtB family transcription factor, whose product is MKNQSCIRQLADQNQIKECRSNILSNEIAFQELSTLLALAGNTVRLKILYLLDAENELCPCDLSDILGMSVPAISQHLRKMKDGNVIESRRDGQTIFYSLKVKQLELLQSLFKIVNTNTLNNAQI
- the merTP gene encoding mercuric transport protein MerTP, with the translated sequence MNSKSKSGKLAGISILSAIAASLCCITPVLALISGATGAASILSWMEPFRPYLLGVTLLVLGFSWYQKLKPLTAEKIKCACEEDEKPPFMQTKKFLAIVTVLAILMMGFPYYAEIFYPKEVQKEVVIIDKAYLQKVEFKIDGMTCEACASHISNEVNKVNGVYLVTPSFQYKNISIQFDNTKTNESELLKTIKETGYKVKNN
- a CDS encoding GDCCVxC domain-containing (seleno)protein; this encodes MSENEIKLKSTITCPECKHQKEETMPTDACQFFYECENCKKVLRPLEGDCCVYCSYGNVACPSIQEKKDCCS
- a CDS encoding PAS domain S-box protein, coding for MKNNILECIDFRKIDTLLKGFKKTTGIAIAIGDLEGVILSQYEWRKLQNDFYFNNPETSNWSTNIKIELTKVEKFQFHKYLNGLAEVTIPIVLNNEHFVNILSGYFFFEKPDLQFFKEEAKQYGFDEKKYIDAINILPVFSLKEIQNTMTFLIETLHYIFEMASDKKKQLDLTDSLSTNKLFLENIIDNSPALIYVSDLDGKIKLANNEFGQIFQLDKTEIVGKYRQEIMPKEIAEQHRNNDIDVIQLKKSIISEEENMETDGKHFYISQKFPLFDTKGVIQGVGGISTDITAKKRAEEALIKSEIKYKSLFNNSVDGILVLNEQSEILELNNKICEILDYSREELVLLKRYQFIHSEDFANKDHTIALEELQQGKTIISQYRLRRKDGSYIPTELSTKMIAEGQFLNIVRDITERIEAEKTLQESEKKLSAIFNNHTDLQVLASIKNQNEYTVDAINNPYISTLASLGINVTIDAIIGKPLSQLNEIIGLNEDYYESTIAKYKEVARTGKSLNFTENLDIAGQIYTSEITIIPIMNDHGVCEYILYNSHNITEQKRVNRALIESEEKFKKIFLTSPDIVTISQIEDGIYVDVNENFIQISGYSQEEIIGKTSTDINIWHDLEDRNRMVSKLKECGKVENFEAQFTLKNGRIIEGLLSGALITINNKPHILTITRDITEFKLTEQAYKETAANLRSMIDNREDSIYSIDRDFNYIIFNSTFENIINNQYNIKLKKGMSSIDQLTEEQANFWVPKFKAAFEGESDTFEFNLTINDETQYFQSTINPIVEDHLITGASGISIDITKRKLIEEALKLSEEKFEKTFRLSPYLISLTNMEGQVFDVNDRVISTLGYTRDEFLGNKTTELPLWVNLKERENFTNLLTKDESVHNIEVQLRKKSGEIGDYLLSACIIEVNKKKVFLNIVHDISLRKNAEKEIIKLNNDLELKVKQRTAQLEDMNKELATFTYSVSHDLKAPLRGIDGYSKLLADIYKSDLTDEAQSFIEKIRTSTLQMNQIIDDLLEYSRLERSQLHIGKIKIKELIESVLSSYDEEFKAGYFKVNIKIPNFEIDADAKGFVIAFRNLIENAIKFKKEKTNPTIIIKIEEKELSWIISVNDNGIGFDMKYHHKIFDIFQRLQRVEDFPGTGIGLALVSKAMHRMNGKTWAESKPNVGSTFYLEIPKNQ